From the genome of Dermacentor andersoni chromosome 3, qqDerAnde1_hic_scaffold, whole genome shotgun sequence:
TCTGTATGGAGGGAGTGCTGCATGAACGCACGtcggtctgcggcggctgccgtgaATCCCGCCCACGCATCACGATTAGAGAGACCGTCTCGCTACGCTTCGCACTGTTTGCGAAgagctgcacgagacagattgtccacgccagccaatatgtcgTGAAATGCAACCACGTAACCGCAGATGAATTTTTTAACCTTCGGCTCCCATGAAAGAGTGTACTTTTAAAAAAATCTGGTGGGGCTCGCATATGCGAGTAAGAGCAGGTGCGAGAGAGTAAActattgctccttgaatatgagtATGCCTAAGTGGCCTAGGCACTACAAAGGAGTTTCTCAGCACGTGTTGCATGCATTTGTCCCTTGGCATGCCGGCAGAAGTCGTGGAGCGTGGTACTGCTGAAGTtggcatcgcaagttggcggctggacgtaactaTGTTTGTTCAGCTTTGTTTTTTAGTAATGGtaacgtgccattatttcgcattattggcagctcctccaggacaccaaagcggcaacggggacaccaaagctagaaacCGGACTGGACCTTGGGTTGGGgttcgccgaggcctgcgcgacCCCAGCACATGGGCCGCCCTGCTTCTTTCTAGCTTTGGTGCCTCCCActgccccttgggtgccctggagctcctgcgccacctgctttacTATAATCTGAGGTGCTCTCCTCAGGCCTCCATTAgctggttacatgtgccctcctggagcagtgcttgtaaaaaaaaatgcaatttatcgttgcaaaaaaaaaagctacccgTGACTTATACGAAATCAGTAAGAACATTGCCCGTTCAGACACGGTGATCACCAAACGGGGCACCCAAGCCCACTGCCACACCGCATGGGCAGCCAGTGGCGGAGCATAAACAAACTCGACTGCACTTcgtaatgccggcatgtctaggggacaattCTACAACATGTgccaagaaacctcctccgtagtgcccgGGCAatgtcacatattcaaggagcaaaggccccccgATAGAatttctctctcgcacctgctCTTGCTCGCGGCTGCACAGAAATGTCAAGCGCCACAAGAAATGCCCCACCCCACTGTACCTACTAACAACTGTAATGCCACCGGGTTGTAGGTGCCCTGGGAGTAGCGACAGACACACGCTACTCTGCACCTCTTCATGGTTCTTTTCATTGGTCGTACAATGCTTTGGAAGCGTCAGTTTCCGCGACGGTGAAATTTAGTTCAGAAATGAAATAGCCATAATTTTTGATATTTCATTATATTCTTTAATATGCTCACGTACGTTATATATTGCTAAGATGTGTATTTACTCATGACATCTTGTTGTAAGACAgcagaaagagtgaaagaaatatTGCTTCTGCAGGTGGCAGTTGAGAAGTTGCATGACGATGAGATCACGGTCCAGGTGAACGACTACGCTGCTGCGGAGAACTTGGTGAAGGCTTACTCGACAGTAGGCCACGGCAGCCACAGCGTACTGACAGGTAAGTGATTCCCCGTACCTCAATATCTATGATTCCAAAGAATTCCCTATATATGATACGATTCCATAGAAGAGTTTGACATTCTGCACATAGAGACACTCGTGACCAACTGCGACTACATAGAAGTGAGCGGAGCTCATAATATGGGTCATCCAGTGCCTGCATGGTCTTGGGTGCATCGCACTGCAGTGGTGCCCTAGATGATGAATGCTCCAGAGCCCTTGCATACGTATTTTACTACTGCTGAGGCTCTAATTATTTCATATGCTTGAAACTTCTACACCTGGTGCATAACTTGCCCCTAATTTTAATCAACTGTAAGCAAGGCTTCATGTTTACTCCACCGAAGATACAGGGGAAACATTCTACAAAACTTCTTAATATCCAAACAAATCAGGACCCAACAATTACTGGCAACGCTCCTAATTACACCATAAATGTTAACTGTGCCACGGCTTGCACTTTGTATTGCATTTTCATTGCCATACAACTCGCTAGCGACATTAGGAACTAAGCTGATGATGGCCGTGCGACACTTTCGAAGACTTCCTCTTATTTTTATTCTTAGGCATAATTGCACGCTGTAACTAACTCCAATTTTTTAACCTTGTATAAAGGGGCATTTTACCATTTTTTAAGGCCGTGCTGCTTGCTCATTCACCCTTGTGGCTGAGCATGGGCTATAGTTATTATTGTACGTAATTAATATAAATTCGCAAGCAGATTTTCACTTCACACAGCAACAGTAGGAAGACGAGCAAAACACCCTTCATGATTAATGTCAGCTATTGGGTCTGTGTTTTCTCAGCAAGCCCAAGAGGTGGTTCACGGACCCTTTAACTGAGTCTCCTTAGACTGAAAAAGTGTCCCAACTATTGATCCATTTCCTTCTAGGACAAGTTGTAGGCAACCCTAATGATAAAAACATGATAAAAACTACGTACAGCCTGAAGGACAAGGACTGTGAGACAACATATactgcgctgtgtatgtcgtctcttaCAGTCCTTGTCTTTTGGGCTGTACGTCGTTTTTTATAGTGGATTACCAACTACCCCAAGCAACAACCCTAGAATAATAACACTCGGCTAAAAATAAAATCTTGTTTTTCCAGCGATGAAGGGCAACAAGATGTCCCTGCGGTTCGAAAAGAAAGCTTTACCAGGtaccagcaagcagcagcagcaaaaatatGGCACGCTGGTCACTGTCCCCGCCGTCGGCATGGACATGGAGTTTGTTCGCAAGCTAACGAACTTCGTGTTATCATCACTGTGATCAAACGCCATCCCTCATATGTAAATAAATCATAATCATTTCACCATAGGCTCCAACTATGGGGGCTGTGCAGCAGCGCCTCCCCGAGTGATGCCAAAGTCAACTCCCCTAACCTAATGTGTTGAATGAGTTCCgcactgtttgcattttgtgaacgctgtcctcgcttattttgttcggcctacattcgaggttatatatttttttgttggcttcagaCTTTAGGGGGTCagcttagaatcggggtcggcctagattcgagtaaatacggtaaaagAAAATCCGTCCAAGCGGACAATTCTATGAGGTCACATGAAACGTGCACACGGAGGGCGAAATAGATGGGacacagctatatatatataatgtcgcaGAACATAAGGAAGTGAGAAGGAAGATGCATAAACCAATCAGCCCAGCAAGTTCAACTGGAGGTGGCTAACGCAACAAGACAAAGAGAAACAACTTAATTTACAACCGTCGGGTTCGGATAGAGTTACAAACAGGGCATCGAGGAACTTGACAAAGTCGGTGGAGTGCCTGATGGACGTCATTGACCAGATGTGGAAACAATGAAGAGCACCGGAGATGTGGAAAAAGGCTACCACCATACTCATCCCCAAGCTGGGCAAGCCTCCAGTCTCGACAACCTCTGACCGACAACCTCTGGCCAAACCTCAACGAATCGGCCCACAGAGCTGCGCGAGGAGTCGTCGACTGTGTCGCTACCGTGTGGCACGGCGCTGAGCTGATGGACAATTGGGACCCTCCCTCTTCATATAACGAACATGCCAAAGATTTTTGCATGGCACAAAGATAACCTCTGCCACATAGGAAACTATGCAGACCATAGGCTCCAATGCTCTGGTTACTCGAGGTCGGGGCATACCCTAATGTTGCTTTGTTACACAGAATCTATCCCGAGATACGATCAACCAATATTTGCGAGCTATGCTCAGACGTAGCtaacttagaacacatgctctggcagtgcgaAGAGTTATGCGACGGGGGCGGCTTTGGTCGTCCGAATGGAAAGCTGCCCTAAGGAGCCCTAATATTGAAGCACAGCTACGGGCTGACCATTTGGCCCACGACTcagcagagaggctcggcctttctgtaccgacgtgggagcaaCCCGCTACGCGCTGACGCGTGTTCTCAAGGACCAGAAAAAATGGCAGCAACATTTCTTTCTCTGATAAGGAGACTAACGGGCAACTTACACTATTTATTTTCCTAATCTCGGCAGCTTATTCAGTTTCTCTGTTGAGCTGGTCATTGTTTGTGGCTAGCAAATGAGTGCGGTCAAACGGGGGTTGCATACGCATTGTGCGCAATGCGCGACAACGTGGCGTGATAAGGCTAGTTTCTCAATGATATGCCAGTGCTCACGTAATCGCTCGCTGATGCAACTGCACCGCCGTCCTTCTGAGCTACTGTGTAAATAATGCCGCACAAACTAGCCCACCATGCAATCTGTCCCTTTTGCAAGCCACCAATAGTGATTGTCCAGACAGTTGAGGATTTATAGCAGTTTTAGGCGTTGGATAAATCTTCTAGAGCAGTTTATGAGAAGCCACACCTGCATTTTGGCGCAGTTTTGGAGGGGGGAAAATATGCctttttggaacacttggagtatTATAGCAATAATCTGTAGCCGATTGGCAAAGTttgttattactgtgcaatcGCGTCAGTGCTGCTCAAAAGTGAAGCACGACACAATCAGTTGATAGTTGCTCCTCTTCCTATCGTCTtacttgtgtccgttgttttgcgctaaacaaattatggATTATCACCAATTAGCccaccaacgcattgtgctgtggCAGATAGCTGAATTCCactttatgagccggtctactcgaagcggtggacactacttgcaaaaaaaatttaaatgcaaaATTGGCTAATTAGGAAGAATTATATAATTACCTTTTGGGCTAATTATCGTATGacgcacattgcaatttacaaattctagccgtggagttcgcaaggtggatccactagtagtataaattcccgaactttgcggaaaaaTGCATGAGAGCATGTGACTGCACCATTCTGTGCTAACAAGGACGGTTCCGAGAGGCTGCCCGTGCTCattgttggaaagtttgcaaagccacggtgcgttaagaacttgaagacgctgtcatgcagctacaacttcaacaaaaaggcgtCGGTGACATCTTCACTCTTCAGCAATTTctttgcagcagctggataacaaaatggggGCTAAGGTAAGGAAAATACTGCTTTTCGTGGACAACGCACCATGCCAACCACCCGACacgtccagcctgaggaacataaagACTGTTCTTTTTTCCACCCAACTGCACAAGCcagctgcagccgctggatgcaAGCATAAGTGTGTCGAGCAAGGGTACTGGAAGCGGTTACTGCAGCGTCGGCTGGCGGCTACGGAGTGCAGTGAGTcagaaaaaaaagatcactgtgctcgacgccatgcattttattgccagttcatGGAACGCAGTGTCATgaagcacaatcgctaactcgttcaagcactgtggctttaagcaagagactgcctcctctgctggggacgcaacaacctcGATGCAACTCAAGGCCGATGCAGGCTTCACCGCCGCCAATCAAGGGTTTGAACCTCACCACGACCTTCACCAAGTACGTGGAGGCCAACGACAACGTTGCGATCTGCGGCGAGGTGTCGCTGGACGACGCgatcgaggaggctttgcctagtgccgacaccgctgcgacatcagacgaggacaacgacaacgccacagatgccgtgcctgtgcctaccacgttcgCCGAGGCGCTACGGCACATAGACAGCATCTGATACTTCGTCGTTTCACGCGACGGCGCAGAGGACCTCGTTTTTGACATTACCTAGCTCGAGAgaaagctcttggttcatggATCAAACAAGGTTCAAAAGAAACTTACCGACGTTTTTAAAAGTTCATGCCGGCTGGTGGGAATTGTTGCAGTGGACAGTGAAGTGCCGTAAAGGtttgtttgaataaagcatgataggtacctgtactgcagcattatttcttatcgcatttactctttcggtaatttgggtttccaagccaTGCAGAGTAATAggttacattgaagtttctcgtaaatccgtcatgcgaaataagtagtatttttataaGTATAAATTATGTTCGGATTTTAAGACACCCGCATTTTACGACGCTTTTTCGCAGTCCGGAGAAAGTCatataatcggggttccactgtaaaCTATTTGACACCCAACTGTACCAGCTCTTCGTAATGTAAAGTGTTGTGCATTCATTGTGGCATAAGGCACAAGCCGCTGACACAAATCAAGCTAGTAGGGCTACAGCAGCCCATGAcccgtttttttgttttcttattgtATGATGCTATAAGACGCCAACGGGAAATAGAAATGAGATCGAGCTGGGTGGGCAACACCGGATCCCACTGGAGCAAAATGGGACGCTCCCAACGTGCTGCATACAGCAGGGAACGGAGATGCATTTGGTTTATCACTTCCTGCTAAAAGCGTGCAGCACACTTCCAAAATCACAACGCCCTACACCCTGCAAAACAGATAGATGAAGGTGCTTACAGTAATAGGTTCGGCGGCGATAACAATGAATGCGCCATGCGACGACctgggaggagatttgctggtacgcGAATAAAAAACTGTGTGCACGCCAGCATTTTCATGGGAGACAGGTAGGTGAATATTGTGGAGAAATGGATGTGGTGGGCCACTTCATTTCTCAACCACTTGCGCTtcacgccttttcttgtttacatgggatctagcggccagaaaacaTATTATATGATCCGCATTTGAGTTATTGCCTATTAAGAGTGTGCAGTATGCTTCCAATGGCACCACACAGTGTGAAATAGATATATGCTAAGATGCTTATCAAGATATGGTTCCCGGCAATAGCTGTGACTGTTCATACAACGATTTGGGAGGCGATTTGCTGGTGCCAGATAAAGAAAGTGAATGTGTGTCAATGTTATCACACGAGAAGTGTAGCTGCGGCAGGTGGCTACTGTTCTTGATTGCGTGCGCCtcacgcattttcttgtttactcTGGATTTAGCAGCCTGAAAACGTAGCATGCAACTAgagtttggcaatgtactgaacgttggtgtgGAAAGATTGTGTTTTCTTGGAACATATGAACCAGTAAAATATAAGAATAACTCTACTGGGTCATTATTTATGTTCGAGCACGAACAATGGCACCAGGAAATTTTACGTAACAAGGTCTTATTAATGACATTCTACAGTACTACTCCGAAATTAAACAGCTGCTAGTTCTGAACGGTGATAGTTCTCTTCGCAGTCTTCTTACTGGTACAGTTGTTACAGCTTCTCACTGATGTCTAGTGAGACTCGGAAAACGAAAAACATGTACGAAGGCCGAAGCCAACTTTCCAACTGCCAACACTTGAGCAGGTTCTTGACCGCCATCCTTGCTGATCTGAAGAAAACAACATGCCAAGTGTTAGCATGTGCACTTAAAAGAACTCATTCAAAGGAGCCCCGAGAACTATTCTGAACCCAATAAACAAACCATTTCAGCATAGACAGACGACTAAGCCTTGAGCATCCCAACCAAATATCACGCCTTCGCACACAGCTACATATGCATGAACACACTGAAAAGGTGGCCTGCTTCTTCTTGCCGCCATCTGAAATTACCCCTTTCCCCTAACACAAATCTTTCGGGGCCACCTAACTGACTGTACACAAGCCAAAATCGATAAAAATGGGCTTCCTTCGATTAAATGCAGTTTTCAAAATGTATACAGCCGGGTTTTTATGGAATGCATAATGCGACGTGTGCACTTGTGGCTAAATCAATTCTGCACCTGTTTTGAATCCAAGAGGTGCGGTGCTAAATCCAGATCAGTGCAACCTTTCTGTCACAAAAATGGCCATTGTGAGCTCTTCTCTTTCTATGCGATTATCTGGAACATCCCTCACCAGTACCATGCCTCCAACCCCAACCACTGACGCACTTCATGCAAAAATGCCCAAtgcacgaaaaataaaacgtgaaTTCACTTCTCTCGcctttcgcacgtaaaacctaataccgtaaaacctcgttaaactgtacctgcttaaacagaatttttttttaaaaagtagtaaagtcaaatccccaactcagcggccattgaacataatgtgtattgtatccgcataaaccgtaccagcttaatCCTTATGTATCGGCTAACACGTAatgtttcaacttttcgtcgtgGAAGCACGGCGGTGTGCCGTCTCCGTCGGGCAGACCGGCGGAGCAACAAGcttcagagatcggaacaacgtcctccaagcgccctgtgtgttcgcgcatgaagccacatcaacatcatttctgtggcgtgccagagagcgttgtggcatcgtgcatGCGAGGAATCGCGTCACGCCGAAGCTTGGATGAAAAAGACTGtggatgctcagcatagaagaaaagttagacattgttcgtgctatcgaacatgacacgaagaagtctgcgctggcacgcgacagggatctgctgttgactacggtgtgtggcatttggaatgcaaagaagttgctcggcagcactgctgcgacTGTGAAgggatgtcggctacgaggttcgacttttcgccatcgttgcctctgttgttgccgaagtgtcggctAGCGACGGTGACAAGGACGACACAGAAAGCTACAGCACAGGCGATACAGGCTTCAcaatggcagaagctgcgcgttatgtcagcctcatgaatgcaatcgtggcgacgagaacagcaccccgcagtgaaaaaggcgccccgcgacttctgcagtcCTACCGCGCGCGTGCATCAAGAATTCgtaacgccaacaaggaatctgccatgccagtgtttgccgagaagaggggggctTGCTGAAAAGTTGGCTCttagtctcaagtcgccagcaccaagaagatgaagacgacgacgacctcgtaaccgcgaaactcttgaagaCTCAATAAAaggtttcactcactcactcttagcatcagtaagtttgaggccactgttgTTGCTGCTAGGCCGctgcggcatcaaacaaaaataacacttttatcgcgcgaagtgaataaatactgcatgttttttttccccttccatcACTCTCTCTCTGAGTTACGTTGCTGACAGGAAAGTGGtcaatctcatgctatttcggttaaataGCACTACCGTTTAGCACAcagtttttccgagctccggccaactacggttcaACGAGGTTTCACTCTAATAGAAAGGCAATAGGAAGACTGACCATCAGTATGAAGTCACGCGCTTCAGCAACGGCCTTATGTCCAGCTTGTGTCCCATTTTCAACAAGAACCTGTCATAAAAAAGAGGGGGCATAAGGGCTATCTTGAAGAATCGCACAAGTACAGCAGCCATGCATCTCGCATAAGCTGAAAACATTCGTATGCCTGGAAATCATGTATTTCAACCACTTGAAGTTTACAAATAGAAGTACAGACAAACACTGCAAGAAATACTAAGTTGCTATTCAGGAGCAGAAACTGTCCCTACTTACAAAAACAGACCACAAAAGTTTTGTACACAGGGTGACTCAATCATCAGATGTTGACTAATGCTAATGGTGTGTTCATGCTCATGTAGTTACTGTATATACAAAATTCTAACATGAACCAAAAAGGATGTGACAATCGCCTGCAAGCAGACACAAAACTGAGACTTGTGTTTGTGATGTTAGCAACGTCAGAACCAGTGCCATCTCCGCTGACATTAACAGACGATTACAGTGTGTACACGTAGACGACGGTGACACGCTGCTTACATTATGAAAGCTCATTCGAAAAAGAAGCTATTTTACATGGTAGCAATGAATGAAGTGCATCAAATGTTTTTGgtgtactatttttttttcatttggtctCTATCGTAAATATTACATGTAAGACTTCGCCTCTACAAATGCATTAACCACTGCCCAATCGATCAACTTTGGCACCGCGTGACTTGCATGAGGTAGGAGCCGAGATTGGTGACATCTCGGCATCTACTTCAGAGGCGGTGACATGCAATACTGTAGCACGCAAGCATGAGAGTGCGTGCTTTGCAAAGAACCAGTTGTTCTTTAGCAGGTGGCGCTGTTGCCCACTGTGAGATCCCGCTGCTGTCATTAGCACCAAATAAATTCAGAGCAGGAGGAATGACTGATCTCTGCtgataattttctttttaaatactcAACCTACCATTCTAGTTTTTAATGTAAATTTGACCACCTAATGTTCTATTTGTTCCATGTCAATATGTCGGAGAGTAATAATTCTTCCACAAGTAATTGCTACTTCAATCGCTGCTAGCAGAGACAAAAATAGATAGAAAGCTTGGTATTGGCATGATAATTCCACTTATAGTTGAAGAGCCTGAAAAACTTCTTCAGCATTACATTCGAGAGACGACAtcaaaaaatttttcaaatctttattCTTTAAGGTACAGTGCTGAAATCTTGTACATATATGTAACGTTGTGTGCTCATTTCGAATATAAGGTCTATTTCCATTTATTGCCTTTAGTTCAAATTTTATGCAAGTCACTTTCAATTATCTTCTGCAAAGATTTGAAAAATATCTGCTCCCTAGATTTCGCTTAGTATGGTATCAATGGCTTCTGTATCTTTCAAGAAATTCAGTACGATAGACCTTATAGCTCTGCCTTACCTAGAACACAAGTCGTGAGGTACTGAATTTGAAACAAAACAAAGTGTTTTTGTGGTGACTAGCTTTGAAGCCTCGCAACTGTTGTTCTAGGTAAGGCAAAGCAATAAGGTTGGTCTTATTCTATTCCTTGATTCATAGAGAAGCCATTGGTACTCTGTTTAGTGAAACTTCATGAACAGATATTTTGCAAACCAATGCAATAAATTATTTAAAGGAAGCTCACATAAAATTAGAACCAGAGGAGATAAATAAGATTGGACTGCATATTCAAAATAAACACATTACATTGCATACACTTGAACCTTATTATAATGAAGTTAAAAGGAAATCAGAAATTACTTTGCTATACTAATTACTTCCTTATATTCATTACTGCAGTATATGCATGCACAACTTTAAACATGCATAGAAGACTAGGACTACGCAGCCTGCTGAACCACTACACAGCTACTTATGTtatgaaattaaagaaaacagCAGCCAAAAAGACTCTCCGGCGTGTGCAACACTCGATTTTTAGGACCCGACACGACAGCCATTGCGATAGTGCCATTATGTTCGAATGTTATGATCTTTCGCTTCCACTTTCAACTTGGCTTGCTATATTGTCGTAAAATCTGTTGAAGTAGTAGAACCTTCTTCACACATTTTGGAAAAAACTGCGAGAAAAACCGTACTAACCGAGAAAACATACGATCTCAACTAACTAGAAAAGGTTTGatagactcaactattgttgagaGCTACGTAATGTGAAGCGTCGCATGGATCGTTGTGGCACAAGATGCCAATGCGCATCGAATTGGTGGTGCTCAGGCAGCCCGAGACGCATCTTGTTTTCCCATTGTGTGGTGGTTTAAGAGGGTCACAGAAAactgaaacgaaatcgagctggcgGGCAACGGCGGATGCTGACAAAGCAAAATTGCCTgcggtttagctctggttaaccatagttgaattgcgaaagcaagagctcCATGACTACGCTTGTGGTCTCGAGTTTTCTTGCACGTTCTTCCTCCCGTTTCCTCGATACGTCGTCTACGCAGCGTCTCATTCTGACGCTCTCGAAATCTCAAAGCGGTCTCTTCCGCAGTTCAAGATTCACTCCGGCAGGTGGCACGACTTCTTCTACCTGCGTCTTCGTTACGACACTTCTCGACTTGTGCAGCGTGTTCTTCTGGTGTCTCTTGAGTGTGTTGTCTCTTCCTCGCTTCGTTCTGTCGTTGTTGCATCTCTTTTGCACTCTCTGTAACGTCTAAATACACTAAGGCAaagcgcacatatatatatatatatatatatatatatatatatatatatatatatatatatatatatatatatatatatacccccccTTCGAAGCGACACCTCCTCTCCCTCTATCCCACCGGAGCACATGTGATGAAGCGAGGGGCGACGCCATCTGTTGGAGTGCATCTGTGGCGTTGCTAGCAACGACGGCTCAAGGTCGCTCGTCGGCCACGGCATATGGAATACGGCTGcctgcatacggcatacggcatgacgagccgaaatggctcgctggctggcatagcaaagctttcgctttaacacGTGGTCACATCCCGCCGCCTACGGAAGAGAATGGCCACACATTTGGATTATTGCACACTAAAAGTGTGCATGCAGTGTGCTACCAAAGACACTATCcaccatgcgctgtaaaacagataggtgaagatgcttatcacaataagTTTGGCGGCGACAGCTGTGAATGAGGCACGCAGAGACTCGGtcagagatttgctggtaccagaataaaAAACTGTACACCATCGTTTTTACGTGAGACaggcggctatatactgttctcgatcgcgcttGCCTGGCGCCTTCTCTTGTTCAGACGGGATCTAGCAGCTGGAAAACGTATAGAATCGCCATCTGCAGCAGGGAATGACAGCGCATTTTCATTATCGCCTGTTAAAAGCGTGCGCTACGCTTCCGATGGCACCCTGCACTGTCAAAGGCAAAGATCCTTATTGCGATAGGATTGCTGGCGATAGCTATGAATGCCGTGTGCGACGACactggagatttgctggtaccgaaatgagaaactgagtgcgcgccggcattttcacgtgagatggtcgggcgagtattgtggtgaagcttcAGCGATGGGCAGCTACATCCTGTTCTCGGACGCGCGTGccttgcacattttcttgtttacgtggGGTCTAGGACAGGTATCATACAATTGCAGATTGGCGACGTACTGTATTAACACGATTGTAAGTCtaccacttttttaaaatttgaaagtctgaagttggggggtcgacttacaatcgaaaccaaaacatggccccgccaaaaaagcgagaccaaggGGAGCTACAaagtagttacaattttatgtttcctCTATAATACTACCCGTATCTTTTCattatcccgcgtgtttgttcgctttttggaagggtttttcagcattttttttagagttttacagtgcatgcaacactcatggggggtgtcgatagttgatggaagcgccgctgttcccatttgtggcggcaccctcagaacggcggcacttgcggggagtatcgggtATCGGTAGTTAATGGTaaagcagacaccgctcgcgctTTTTTCATTCTCTGTTGAAAGGCATTGGCATTGGTTTGActcgttccacttgactgccgacTACGTGCTACTTATATGCTTCCTCAGTCATCATGAGTGCTACaagcccactaatcattcggaactggttcacagcagcgttcaagagggctgccatcctttacgccgaagaaacaaatcactgtgcagcaggccgcaatttcgatgtttctgaacgggtggtgcgagaatGGCGATTGcaccgaagcgaaattttcacctgggaTGGCAAGttagaaatttcccacgtgccgaagtctggacgctttccggagctgtaggctaagcttgcggcgtgcATGTACGTCGCTGAAACGCGTGATCGGTGAGTCCCTGCCAGtcaagtgcgacatggtcatgaaacaagcccggaccttcgccttaatttt
Proteins encoded in this window:
- the LOC140216712 gene encoding uncharacterized protein encodes the protein MTRPGEQFPVDLQNVVMPSTETINKLNDSCHGAVAVEKLHDDEITVQVNDYAAAENLVKAYSTVGHGSHSVLTAMKGNKMSLRFEKKALPGTSKQQQQKYGTLVTVPAVGMDMEFVRKLTNFVLSSL